A genomic stretch from Setaria viridis chromosome 1, Setaria_viridis_v4.0, whole genome shotgun sequence includes:
- the LOC117864416 gene encoding monothiol glutaredoxin-S6, with protein MALARLAFPLFLLLAAAEFAAATRSPSAFVQNAIYSNRITIFSKTYCPYSMRAKRIFRDLKEDPFVVELDLREDGRDIQSVLLDLVGRHTVPQVFVNGQHVGGSDDTVNALSNGQLEKLLGKSQSQ; from the exons ATGGCTCTGGCCAGATTGGCGTttcccctcttcctcctcctcgccgcggcggagTTCGCAGCGGCGACGCGGTCGCCGTCGGCCTTCGTGCAGAACGCCATCTACTCCAACCGCATCACCATATTCTCGAAAACCTACTGCCC GTACTCCATGCGTGCTAAGCGCATATTTCGAGATCTCAAGGAAGATCCATTTGTTGTTGAACTTGACCTCCGAG AGGATGGACGTGACATTCAAAGTGTTCTCCTAGACCTAGTTGGGCGCCATACTGTGCCACAGGTATTTGTGAATGGCCAGCATGTTGGTGGCTCAGATG ATACGGTAAATGCTCTTTCAAATGGACAGCTTGAGAAACTCCTTGGGAAGAGTCAGTCACAGTGA
- the LOC117864406 gene encoding aldehyde dehydrogenase family 3 member F1, translating to MGSVPAEEMAVDFGGLVGDLREVYESDRTRDLEWRESQLRGLVRLLEEEEEAIFDVLREDLGKHRGEAFRDEVGVLKKSVVDKLQNLKNWAAPEKAHTPLVAFPATAMVVPEPLGVVLIFSCWNLPIGLALEPLSGALAAGNAVVVKPSELAPSTSAFLAANIPKYLDAKAVKVVEGGADVGEKLMEHRWDKVLFTGSSRVGRLIMTKAAKHLTPVALELGSKCPCIIDWLDSNRDSQVAVNRIIGAKWSTCSGQACIAIDYVLVEEEFAPILIEMLKSTLKRFFTKTEYMARILNEKHFKRLSGLLADRRVAASVVHGGHFNPKTLSIEPTLLLNPPLDSDIMTEEIFGPLLPIITVKKIEDSITFLKSKPKPLAIYAFTRNEELKRRIIDETSSGSVTFNDAIVQYGLDSIPFGGVGHSGFGQYHGKYSFEMFSHKKAVLKRSFLIEFMFRYPPWDESKIGFLRRVYRFDYISLFFALIGLRR from the exons aTGGGGAGCGTGCCGGCGGAGGAGATGGCCGTGGACTTCGGCGGCCTGGTAGGCGACCTGAGGGAGGTGTACGAGAGCGACAGGACCCGGGACCTGGAATGGCGAGAGTCGCAGCTCAGGGGTCTCGTCAGGCtcctggaggaagaggaggaggccatcTTCGACGTGCTCCGCGAGGACCTCGGCAAGCACCGCGGCGAGGCCTTCAGAGACGAG GTTGGGGTTCTGAAGAAGTCCGTCGTCGACAAGCTGCAAAACCTCAAGAACTGGGCGGCACCCGAGAAG GCTCACACGCCGCTGGTTGCCTTCCCGGCGACCGCGATGGTGGTGCCGGAGCCGCTCGGGGTTGTGCTCATCTTCTCCTGCTGGAATCTCCCAATAG GCCTGGCCCTGGAGCCGCTCTCCGGAGCCCTGGCGGCTGGCAACGCCGTGGTGGTGAAGCCGTCCGAGCTCGCGCCGTCCACCTCGGCGTTCCTGGCGGCCAACATACCAAAGTACCTGGACGCCAAGGCCGTGAAGGTGGTTGAGGGCGGGGCGGATGTCGGAGAGAAGCTCATGGAGCACAGATGGGACAAGGTCCTCTTCACCG GCAGCAGCCGCGTTGGGCGCCTTATCATGACGAAGGCCGCCAAGCACCTGACACCGGTGGCGCTGGAGCTCGGCTCCAAGTGCCCGTGCATCATCGACTGGCTCGATAGCAACAGGGACAGCCAG GTAGCTGTGAACCGCATAATTGGGGCCAAATGGTCCACCTGCTCCGGCCAAGCTTGCATCGCCATCGACTACGTGCTGGTCGAGGAGGAATTCGCGCCGATTCTG ATCGAAATGCTCAAGTCCACACTGAAGAGGTTCTTCACCAAGACAGAGTACAtggcgcgcatcctgaacgagAAGCACTTCAAGAGGCTGAGCGGCCTCCTGGCGGATCGCAGGGTGGCAGCCTCCGTCGTGCACGGCGGGCACTTCAACCCCAAGACGCT GAGCATCGAACCCACGCTGCTGCTGAACCCTCCGCTCGACtctgacatcatgacggaggaGATATTCGGCCCGCTGCTCCCCATCATCACGGTCAAGAAGATCGAAGACAGCATCACGTTCCTGAAATCGAAGCCGAAGCCGCTGGCGATCTATGCCTTCACCAGGAACGAGGAGCTGAAGCGCCGGATCATCGACGAGACGTCTTCCGGGAGCGTCACATTCAACGACGCCATCGTGCAG TATGGCCTGGACAGCATCCCGTTCGGCGGCGTCGGGCACAGCGGGTTCGGGCAGTACCACGGCAAGTACTCGTTCGAGATGTTCAGCCACAAGAAGGCGGTGCTCAAGAGGAGCTTCCTCATTGAGTTCATGTTCCGATACCCACCCTGGGACGAGAGCAAGATCGGCTTCCTCAGGCGCGTCTACCGTTTCGACTACATCTCGCTCTTCTTCGCACTGATCGGCCTGAGGAGGTGA